The nucleotide window TAAATCTTAGATAGCCAAATCTGATGGCTAAATCTCCAAGTCCACCTGCACCTATAGTTCCTGCCATAGCTGAATAACCAATTAAACTTATTATTGTAACTGTTATACCATGCACTAAACTTGGAAAACATTCAGGAATCATAACCTTGAAAATTATAGTCCAGTTATTAGCCCCCATACTTTGACTCGCTTCAATAAGTCCAGGATCTATTTCTAATAGAGCACCTTCAACTATTCTTGCAACAAATGGAGCAGCAGCTATTGATAGTGGAACTATTGCAGCTGTAGCACCTATAGTTGTTCCAACCACTAATCTTGAAAGTGGAAATAAAACTATCATCAAAATTATAAATGGAAAAGATCGAAGCATATTTATTATGATTTGTAATATTGAATTAAATTTTTTTAATTCAAAGATATTACCTTCTCTGGTTATTACAAGTAGAATTCCTATAGGAAAGCCCAGAACTAAAGAAAATAATGCAGAGAAAAAAACCATATAAAGTGTTTCAAGTGTTGAAGTTAAAAGCATACTAATTACCATCATATATCACCTCTACAATAACATCCCCTTCTCTTATTATAAGTTCTATAGCTCTTTCCTGTGCTTCAATACTTCCGGATAGTTCCAAAAATAAATGTCCAACCTTCATAGTAGATAATTTATCTATAGAACCACCCAGTATACTCACATCAATTCCATATTCTTTTATAACTCTTGAAATTATCGGCTCCTGAGTGGCAGTTCCTAAAAACTTAACATTTATTATATACCTTCCCTTGTTTTTGAAATATTCAAACTCAACCTCATCTTGGATATCAGATATAAGCTCTTTTGTTAATTTCGTTTTTGGTTCTGTAAAAATGTCATGAATCCTACCCTCTTCTATAATTTCACCATCTGACATTATGGCAACTTTATTACAAATCTCCTTAACAACCTCCATTTGATGAGTTATCATTACAACAGTTAAATTGAATTTCTCCTGTATCTCTTTTATAAGAGCTAAAATAGATTTTGTCGTTTTAGGATCAAGAGCAGATGTAGCTTCATCTGATAGTAATATATCAGGATTATTAGCTAGAGCTCTAGCTATAGAAACTCTTTGCTTTTGTCCTCCACTAAGTTGACTGGGATAATATTTTGCCTTATCTTCCAAACCAACTATTTCAAGAAGTTCAGTAACTCTTTTTGAAATTTCTTTTTTATCCCATTTTGCAATTTCTAAGGCAAAAGCAATGTTCTCCTCGACTGTCTTTGAAGATAAAAGATTGAAATGTTG belongs to Fusobacterium russii ATCC 25533 and includes:
- a CDS encoding methionine ABC transporter permease is translated as MVISMLLTSTLETLYMVFFSALFSLVLGFPIGILLVITREGNIFELKKFNSILQIIINMLRSFPFIILMIVLFPLSRLVVGTTIGATAAIVPLSIAAAPFVARIVEGALLEIDPGLIEASQSMGANNWTIIFKVMIPECFPSLVHGITVTIISLIGYSAMAGTIGAGGLGDLAIRFGYLRFKLDMMIYAIIIIIILVQIIQSTGNYIVNKRQKRIGR
- a CDS encoding methionine ABC transporter ATP-binding protein, whose translation is MIILENINKIYSNGLHAVKNVNLKIKKGDIFGIIGLSGAGKSSLIRLINRLEEPTSGKIMIDGEDILSLSKEMLLNRRKKIGMIFQHFNLLSSKTVEENIAFALEIAKWDKKEISKRVTELLEIVGLEDKAKYYPSQLSGGQKQRVSIARALANNPDILLSDEATSALDPKTTKSILALIKEIQEKFNLTVVMITHQMEVVKEICNKVAIMSDGEIIEEGRIHDIFTEPKTKLTKELISDIQDEVEFEYFKNKGRYIINVKFLGTATQEPIISRVIKEYGIDVSILGGSIDKLSTMKVGHLFLELSGSIEAQERAIELIIREGDVIVEVIYDGN